The Zygotorulaspora mrakii chromosome 3, complete sequence genome includes a region encoding these proteins:
- the PSG1 gene encoding Psg1p (similar to Saccharomyces cerevisiae YKL077W; ancestral locus Anc_2.624): MRGCLPSLLALASLCLSVQGARQQINPKDKATTSEEPKPWHRTVYGSVKEIVTPTVIGGVTFSAKPLATTDPLQPWVSLERNGRPKTIKPKLKNGRLENGSPTYSTYFQTVTTRTYSYEELKAHNMDPDGPPHEEEEFINEDDTYVSLNPIIRCTPDRYVNKGITKDVPSEPFCTPEEGQTLKQGDTFFATWYTNFFRDEDSDEVVENVRVHFSHVTESYHEKGLKKREVSSFFTSEWLKNVDGVYPFEIENEWLGDLRRRKIVISVQPENVPDEEFDPLDKGIAVYIDKGSAVTRKTKEQRALEDAGITGNKWWYVAITMPTVVIIALVLMYFFLYANHGYRDFSDITQKAMKKKHRVLGKVSEMKKFRNTKNHKYSELPSYKPGKQH, encoded by the coding sequence atgcGGGGTTGTTTACCATCATTACTTGCTTTGGCGTCTCTTTGTCTAAGTGTCCAAGGTGCTAGGCAGCAGATCAATCCGAAGGACAAGGCCACTACTTCCGAGGAACCTAAGCCATGGCATCGGACAGTATACGGCAGTGTAAAAGAGATTGTGACTCCAACCGTTATTGGTGGTGTCACCTTTTCTGCTAAACCGTTGGCTACGACAGATCCATTACAACCGTGGGTTTCTCTGGAACGTAATGGTAGACCAAAAACTATAAAGCCGAAGCTCAAGAATGGACGTCTGGAAAATGGAAGTCCAACATATTCGACTTATTTCCAGACTGTAACTACCCGTACATATTCATATGAGGAGTTGAAGGCACACAATATGGATCCCGACGGGCCACCTcatgaagaggaagagttcataaatgaagatgatactTACGTGTCATTAAACCCTATAATTAGATGTACTCCGGACCGCTATGTCAATAAGGGTATTACAAAAGATGTCCCCAGTGAGCCATTCTGTACTCCTGAAGAAGGTCAGACGCTGAAACAAGGTGACACCTTCTTCGCAACTTGGTACACGAATTTCTTTAGAGATGAAGATTCTGATGAGGTGGTCGAAAACGTTCGAGTGCATTTCTCCCATGTCACTGAAAGCTATCATGAAAAGGGACTTAAGAAACGGGAGGTTTCATCCTTCTTCACTAGTGAGTGGTTGAAAAACGTCGATGGTGTGTATCCCTTTGAGATTGAAAACGAATGGCTTGGTGATCTCCGTAGGCGTAAGATCGTGATATCTGTTCAGCCAGAAAATGTTCCAGACGAGGAATTTGATCCCTTGGATAAAGGTATCGCTGTTTACATCGATAAAGGCTCAGCTGTCACCCGAAAAACTAAAGAACAAAGGGCCCTTGAAGACGCCGGTATCACGGGTAATAAATGGTGGTACGTTGCAATCACAATGCCTACTGTTGTCATTATTGCATTAGTTTTGATGTATTTTTTCCTGTATGCAAATCACGGTTACAGAGATTTTTCTGATATTACTCAGAAGgcaatgaagaagaaacatCGTGTATTGGGTAAAGTCTCCgaaatgaagaagttcagaaatacaaaaaatcatAAGTACTCGGAATTACCAAGCTATAAGCCAGGTAAGCAACATTAG
- the AAN1 gene encoding Aan1p (similar to Saccharomyces cerevisiae YKL075C; ancestral locus Anc_2.623), translating into MLVSPKEPGSFKVSDNKNDACSHKAYSMSQESVGNSNENCSKRVRNIRTRRPRFRFRKDMKTDGTCYNLITSIEYLNEKYGIRKTHYIEKFLKCIHKKMDQGVNRISNDYVERLDPWAKVKFFLLLIMLSQRGGPEYWMDKNDQEKDISSNVKQNQQEIKKKGSSMENNFFSLTEHIMRQNINREFTESTYDENYVFSSIWANFMEGLINHYLEQIIVPRSEMKVCQQLYKPMMKIISLYNEYNELMEKSERNGFLPSMTEDDKLEDGERETTEDDKLEDGERETTEDDKLEDGERETTEDDKLEDGERETTEANNTGDSKESDKAQNKDNVTQERLQRAQKLLWQARQDIPKTISKELTLLSEMYSTLSADEQDYELDEFVCCAEEYIELEYLPSLIDVLFENCGTMQFWKIMIVLEPFFYYIEDVGDNIGEDDEIVAEDDIGDELYDTGLASNEADLDRMDQKFKPDQRVVILEKICEVAARQKWI; encoded by the coding sequence ATGCTGGTTTCACCGAAGGAACCTGGCTCTTTCAAGGTGAGCGACAACAAAAACGATGCTTGTAGCCACAAAGCTTATTCAATGTCTCAGGAATCTGTAGGAAactcaaatgaaaattgtTCCAAAAGGGTCAGAAATATCCGTACTAGAAGGCCAAGATTCAGATTCAGGAAGGACATGAAAACAGATGGTACATGTTACAATCTAATAACCTCTATTGAGTacttgaatgaaaaatatggtatCAGAAAGACGCACtatatcgaaaaatttcttaAATGCATtcacaaaaaaatggatcAAGGTGTTAATAGAATCAGTAATGACTACGTCGAGAGGCTGGACCCATGGGCTAAAGTTaaatttttccttttgctGATTATGCTTTCACAAAGAGGTGGACCTGAGTATTGGATGGACAAGAATGATCAAGAGAAagatatttcttcaaacgTTAAACAGAACCAgcaagaaatcaaaaaaaaaggaagtaGTATGGAAAACAACTTTTTCTCCCTGACAGAACATATAATGAGgcaaaatatcaatcgtGAGTTTACAGAAAGTACGTACGATGAAAACTACGTTTTCTCAAGTATTTGGGCTAACTTCATGGAAGGTTTGATAAATCATTATTTGGAGCAAATAATCGTACCTCGTTCGGAAATGAAAGTGTGTCAACAATTGTATAAACCTATGATGAAAATCATATCACTGTACAATGAGTACAATGAATTGATGGAGAAAAGCGAGCGCAATGGCTTTTTACCTTCTATGACTGAAGATGACAAACTAGAAGACGGAGAAAGGGAAACCACTGAAGATGACAAACTAGAAGACGGAGAAAGGGAAACCACTGAAGATGACAAACTAGAAGACGGAGAAAGGGAAACCACTGAAGATGACAAACTAGAAGACGGAGAAAGGGAAACCACTGAAGCCAATAACACTGGTGACTCTAAAGAATCAGATAAAGCTCAAAACAAAGATAATGTAACACAAGAACGTCTACAAAGAGCGCAAAAATTGCTATGGCAGGCGCGGCAAGATATACCAAAAACTATTAGTAAAGAATTGACTTTACTCTCAGAAATGTACTCAACATTGTCTGCTGACGAACAAGATTACGAATTGGATGAGTTTGTTTGTTGTGCAGAGGAGTATATAGAACTGGAATATTTACCAAGCCTAATTGATgtactttttgaaaattgcgGTACTATGCAGTTTTGGAAAATCATGATTGTTTTAGAACCCTTTTTCTACtatattgaagatgttgGTGACAATATAGGAGAAGACGATGAGATTGTGGCTGAAGACGATATCGGAGACGAACTGTACGATACGGGCTTAGCGAGTAATGAGGCCGATCTCGACAGAATGGATCAGAAGTTCAAACCCGATCAACGGGTTGTGATTCTGGAGAAAATATGTGAGGTCGCCGCAAGACAAAAGTGGATTTAA
- the SEN15 gene encoding Sen15p (similar to Saccharomyces cerevisiae SEN15 (YMR059W); ancestral locus Anc_2.625): METKDRAEYIVQLVRNNLLYYQLWTNVCVNAEQLNWRGQIFQVITGRPSHKLSNDAAAEGDTKLECVLPVEMCDYKNSDLTLECLDQVFTKLCNKDCKRLTLAIVNNDGTVMFYFVYKGIHKPKRN; encoded by the coding sequence ATGGAGACTAAGGATAGGGCAGAATATATCGTGCAACTGGTACGGAATaatttattatattatcAGCTATGGACCAATGTGTGTGTCAACGCTGAACAGCTAAATTGGCGtggtcaaatttttcaagtgATCACAGGAAGACCTTCTCATAAGTTAAGCAATGACGCCGCAGCAGAAGGGGATACCAAGTTAGAATGCGTACTACCCGTGGAGATGTGTGATTATAAAAATAGTGATTTGACATTGGAATGTTTGGACCAAGTCTTTACAAAATTGTGCAATAAAGATTGCAAAAGACTTACACTGGCAATTGTGAATAATGATGGGACAGTGATGTTCTATTTCGTTTATAAAGGTATACACAAACCAAAgaggaattga
- the SAM37 gene encoding SAM complex subunit SAM37 (similar to Saccharomyces cerevisiae SAM37 (YMR060C); ancestral locus Anc_2.626), with product MVLGHITVHMWGLDGKPSLVSPESIALFWFLNGQYTQEKNVQNIDICFTNNTDLSPEQELPVLIDESGSKVSGFVNIIESLTKDRSDDHGDKLLQSALLQFTTTQLTSLTEYQLYLNRQNYEKFTRNAFTQLLYWPMWYNTPANYRTQARECSGIIQYASHEDDPDTHEPVVQSLDPSDLAQSKAFKVTQQQKTMDKEALQEVKRNLVYLNKLSERLKTWIQIRERSFSEKIIPADLLMWANIYVQLQLPDGQKISKHLSHALGTDFFDTLQKQLLACSNSDSLIPERKPNFQEQGNVVMAVYNLVRRYIK from the coding sequence ATGGTTTTGGGGCATATTACTGTTCATATGTGGGGACTTGACGGCAAGCCAAGTTTAGTTTCTCCCGAATCTATAGCACTGTTTTGGTTTCTCAATGGACAGTACAcacaagagaaaaatgttcaaaatataGACATATGTTTTACAAACAATACAGATCTGTCGCCAGAGCAAGAATTACCAGTTCTGATCGACGAAAGCGGCAGTAAAGTTTCTGGCTTTGTAAACATCATAGAGTCGTTGACCAAGGATCGCAGTGATGATCATGGTGACAAACTCCTTCAAAGTGCATTATTGCAATTTACAACTACTCAGTTAACATCTCTTACCGAGTATCAGTTATACCTAAATAGACAGAACTATGAGAAGTTTACACGAAATGCGTTTACTCAATTGTTATATTGGCCTATGTGGTATAACACACCTGCAAACTATAGAACACAAGCACGCGAATGCAGCGGCATCATTCAGTACGCAAGTCATGAAGACGATCCAGATACTCATGAGCCTGTCGTCCAGTCGTTGGATCCATCTGATTTGGCACAATCGAAGGCGTTTAAGGTCAcacaacaacaaaaaacaaTGGACAAAGAAGCTCTACAGGAGGTGAAACGGAACCTGGTTTATCTAAATAAACTCAGCGAACGTTTGAAAACGTGGATACAAATTAGAGAACGTTCTTTTTCTGAGAAAATCATTCCAGCAGACCTGCTCATGTGGGCTAATATATACGTCCAACTACAACTCCCGGACGGCCAAAAAATATCGAAGCACCTCTCGCATGCCCTTGGAACAGACTTTTTCGACACTTTACAGAAACAGCTGCTGGCTTGTTCTAATTCCGACTCGTTAATTCCTGAGAGAAAGCCTAACTTCCAAGAACAGGGCAATGTTGTCATGGCAGTTTACAACCTAGTACGCAGATACATCAAATGA
- the ARG7 gene encoding glutamate N-acetyltransferase (similar to Saccharomyces cerevisiae ECM40 (YMR062C); ancestral locus Anc_2.628) gives MKVNSVIFQKASKAIDKYALYVPKTGVFPKGFKVAAVASGVKKNGNLDLGVLLNVNKSYESSAAAVFTTNKFQAAPVLTCKRILKSTNGKGINAIVVNSGCANSVTGELGMKDAENMVNLVDKEINSKNSTLVMSTGVIGQRLSMDKISKGIEDIFKQNKFNNDFESWLNIAKSICTTDTFPKLITSTFTLTSGVKYTLTGMAKGAGMICPNMATLLGYIVTDLPIQSQALQNMLTHSTDRSFNCISVDGDMSTNDTICMIANGAVEIPEITQKSSEFEEVKQQVTEFGQRLAKLVVRDGEGATKFVTVNVKNAYQFQDAKIIAESISNSMLVKCALYGQDANWGRILCAIGYAKLGNLRSLDTDKINVSFVATDDSQPHELKLVVNGVPQLNIDEERASEILALPDLEVSVDLGTGTEEAQFWTCDLSHEYVTINGDYRS, from the coding sequence ATGAAAGTCAATTCGgttatatttcaaaaagcaagCAAAGCGATTGACAAGTACGCTCTGTATGTTCCGAAGACAGGAGTCTTTCCTAAAGGTTTCAAAGTAGCTGCCGTAGCTTCTGgagtgaagaaaaatggtaatTTGGATCTAGGAGTGCTTTTGAATGTTAATAAGTCCTACGAATCCTCTGCCGCGGCTGTTTTTACCACAAACAAATTTCAAGCAGCTCCTGTTTTGACCTGCAAAAGAATTCTTAAATCAACGAACGGTAAAGGTATTAATGCAATTGTGGTCAATTCTGGCTGTGCAAATTCCGTGACAGGTGAACTCGGTATGAAAGATGCTGAAAATATGGTAAATCTTGTTGATAAGGAGATAAACTCCAAAAATTCGACTTTAGTGATGTCAACTGGTGTGATTGGTCAGAGATTGTCAATGGATAAGATTTCAAAGGGGATTGAAGACATTTTCAAACAgaataaattcaataatGACTTTGAATCTTGGCTTAATATTGCGAAATCGATTTGCACTACGGATACCTTCCCCAAATTGATCACATCTACATTTACTTTAACAAGTGGTGTCAAATATACATTGACAGGTATGGCTAAAGGTGCAGGTATGATTTGTCCGAACATGGCAACTCTTTTGGGTTACATAGTTACTGATTTACCAATCCAAAGTCAGGCGCTGCAAAACATGTTGACGCACTCCACGGATCGTTCCTTCAATTGTATTTCTGTCGACGGTGACATGAGCACCAATGATACAATTTGTATGATCGCAAATGGTGCCGTAGAAATACCTGAAATTACACAGAAGTCAtcagaatttgaagaagttaaACAGCAGGTTACGGAATTTGGTCAAAGGTTGGCTAAATTGGTCGTTCGAGATGGTGAAGGTGCCACAAAATTTGTGACCGTTAATGTCAAAAATGcttatcaatttcaagatgCAAAGATTATAGCAGAATCTATATCAAATTCCATGCTCGTCAAATGCGCCTTATATGGTCAAGATGCAAACTGGGGTAGAATTCTGTGCGCTATTGGTTATGCCAAACTGGGTAATTTGCGCTCTCTGGACACCGATAAAATTAATGTTAGCTTTGTAGCGACAGATGACTCACAACCCCATGAGTTAAAGCTTGTCGTCAACGGTGTTCCTCAATTAAACATTGACGAAGAGAGAGCGTCCGAAATTTTGGCTCTGCCCGATCTTGAAGTTTCCGTGGATCTAGGAACAGGTACCGAAGAGGCTCAATTTTGGACTTGTGACTTGTCTCATGAATATGTTACCATCAATGGTGATTACCGTTCTTGA
- a CDS encoding sugar porter family MFS transporter (similar to Saccharomyces cerevisiae STL1 (YDR536W)), whose amino-acid sequence MVQNTMSKIKAGFLDRTSHWGISGKRLRIMVTATSMIGFSLFGYDQGLMASLITGTQFNYEFPATKQNGDNDTHATVVQGATTSCYELGCFVGSLFVMFWGEKLGRKPLIIMGSIITIVGATISTTAFRGYWSLGQFIVGRVITGVGTGLNTSTIPVWQSEMSEPENRGLLVNLEGSTIAFGTMLAYWIDFGFSYIETSVQWRFPVSMQILFALLLLVCVINLPESPRWLISQSRTDEACQVLGTLDDVEPTDDRIVAEVTMLHDNVNRTKNEKNSISNLFSKGKSQNLQRALVAASTQFFQQFTGCNAAIYYSTVLFHETIGLEPRLSMILGAVFSTVYALSTIGSFFLIEKLGRRKLFLLGATGQAMSFTITFACLIRATEENAKGAAVGLFLFITFFGMALLSLPWVYPPEIASMKVRASTNAFSTCTNWLCNFAVVMFTPIFINQSTWGCYLFFAIMNYLYIPVIFFFYPETAGRTLEEIDIIFAKAHEDGTQPWRVANNLPKLSLQEIDDQANALGLYDDDLEKEDFMEEKEEDTGVNGYALFTRNQTQSNDEDESSNDSANNEKPADAQPVAPVT is encoded by the coding sequence ATGGTGCAGAATACAATGTCAAAAATAAAGGCAGGTTTCTTGGATAGAACGAGTCATTGGGGGATCAGCGGTAAGCGTTTGCGTATCATGGTGACGGCGACATCGATGATCGGGTTTTCGCTTTTCGGGTACGACCAGGGTCTGATGGCCAGTCTTATCACCGGTACGCAGTTTAACTATGAGTTCCCTGCCACCAAGCAGAACGGCGACAACGACACACACGCCACGGTTGTGCAGGGTGCGACGACATCTTGTTACGAGTTGGGTTGTTTTGTTGGTTCGTTGTTTGTCATGTTTTGGGGTGAAAAACTGGGCAGAAAGCCACTTATCATCATGGGATCGATTATCACGATTGTGGGTGCGACGATTTCCACCACCGCGTTCCGCGGTTACTGGTCGCTGGGTCAATTCATCGTTGGCAGAGTCATCACCGGTGTAGGTACTGGTTTGAACACGTCGACGATCCCAGTTTGGCAGTCTGAAATGTCTGAGCCGGAAAACAGAGGTCTTCTGGTCAACCTGGAGGGTTCCACAATCGCATTTGGTACCATGCTTGCGTACTGGATCGATTTTGGGTTTTCCTACATCGAGACGTCGGTTCAGTGGAGATTCCCTGTGTCAATGCAAATTTTATTTGCGCTGCTTTTACTCGTCTGTGTGATAAATCTGCCGGAATCACCTCGTTGGTTGATCTCTCAAAGCCGAACCGATGAGGCATGCCAGGTCCTAGGTACGCTTGATGACGTCGAGCCCACTGACGACCGTATCGTAGCCGAAGTTACTATGCTTCATGATAACGTCAATAGAACgaagaatgaaaagaattctATATCCAATTTATTCTCAAAAGGGAAATCTCAAAACTTACAAAGGGCCTTAGTTGCAGCTTCAACtcagttttttcaacagttcACCGGTTGTAATGCCGCAATTTATTATTCGACGGTTCTATTTCACGAAACAATCGGACTGGAGCCAAGGTTATCTATGATTTTGGGAGCAGTATTTTCGACTGTCTACGCACTTTCTACAATCGGGtccttctttttgattgagAAATTGGGAAGACGTAAATTATTTTTACTAGGAGCCACCGGTCAGGCTATGTCATTTACAATCACATTTGCATGCTTAATCAGAGCGACTGAAGAAAACGCAAAAGGTGCTGCTGTTGGTCTATTTTTGTTCATCACATTCTTCGGTATGGCACTGTTATCCCTACCATGGGTCTATCCACCTGAAATTGCGTCAATGAAGGTTCGTGCATCAACAAATGCCTTTTCTACATGTACCAATTGGTTGTGTAACTTCGCTGTTGTCATGTTTACGCCAATTTTCATTAATCAATCCACCTGGGGTTGTTATTTGTTCTTCGCTATTATGAACTACTTATACATTCCagtcattttcttcttttaccCAGAAACAGCTGGTAGGACTTTGGAGGAAATCGACATTATATTTGCCAAAGCCCACGAAGATGGTACTCAACCTTGGAGAGTTGCCAACAATCTGCCCAAGTTATCGTTacaagaaattgatgacCAGGCAAACGCATTGGGATTATACGACGATGACTTGGAGAAGGAAGATTTCATGGAGGAAAAAGAGGAGGATACTGGTGTTAATGGCTATGCTTTATTTACCAGAAACCAAACTCAATctaatgatgaagatgagtCATCAAATGATTCtgcaaataatgaaaaaccCGCGGATGCTCAACCAGTGGCGCCAGTAACATGA
- the RNA14 gene encoding cleavage polyadenylation factor subunit RNA14 (similar to Saccharomyces cerevisiae RNA14 (YMR061W); ancestral locus Anc_2.627) — MSISGTPELSEGANNKSLTPPTSGSTRDPSDVEGTLHDKIASDPCNILVYLELVQRYESKDAYDESRKVYEELHKRFPLYSPLWTLQLRGELQRDEFETVEKLLSQCLSGEYANNDIALWSTYLDYVRRRNNLITGGQEARAVVLKAFDLVVEKCGIFEPRSSHFWTDYLSFLEQWKPVNKWEEQQRLDMQRKLYKKMLCVPFENIEKMWNKYTQWEQEVNSLTARKFIGELSADYMKARSVYQEWSLLTKGLKRSIPSSLNTANKNTIPQSAEFFDPAQLQIWLKWIRWEKKNKLELPEEVLKARIIYVYKQGIQHMLFSAEMWYDYAMYITDVSERQQILYTAVLANPSSPSLTFKLAECYEVNNNFEIVQKCFEDCAQSLLSKYHLAMVRQDETLIYKQRKELTFVYCVYMNSMKRLSGLSAARSVFGKCRKLKNILTHDIYIENAYLEFQNQNDYKTACKVLGLGLKYFQTDSLYINKYLDFLILTNRDAQIKILFETSVDKVKDLEALKSIYKKMISYESKCGSLNNVYLLEKRFFDRFPEENQIETFTDRYLIQNQNLIKKLELTYMDDEPSFSGDTSDIITKSSKRFRESQEYNQANKKAKQGPLIPSEIIDLLAILPKRQYFKSALLDPQSMINYLNEQVELPKEAQ, encoded by the coding sequence ATGTCAATTAGCGGAACACCAGAGCTTTCAGAAGGGGCTAATAACAAGTCATTAACGCCGCCTACCTCAGGCTCTACTAGAGATCCAAGCGACGTGGAGGGAACTTTACATGATAAGATTGCTTCTGATCCTTGTAATATTCTTGTCTATCTGGAATTGGTCCAGCGGTACGAGTCGAAAGACGCATACGATGAGTCTCGTAAGGTTTACGAAGAGCTGCACAAGCGATTTCCCCTCTACTCGCCTCTATGGACGTTGCAACTGAGAGGCGAGCTGCAAAGAGATGAATTTGAGACTGTCGAAAAACTTCTATCCCAATGTCTCTCAGGAGAATATGCTAATAACGATATAGCGTTATGGTCTACTTACTTAGATTATGTGCGTCGTAGAAATAATCTGATTACTGGAGGACAGGAAGCGAGAGCAGTAGTTCTGAAAGCATTTGATTTAGTTGTGGAAAAATGTGGCATCTTTGAACCACGTTCTTCCCATTTTTGGACTGATTACCTAAGCTTCTTGGAACAGTGGAAACCTGTTAACAAATGGGAAGAGCAACAACGGTTAGATAtgcaaagaaaactttATAAGAAGATGTTATGTGTGCCGTTTGAAAACATAGAGAAGATGTGGAACAAATATACACAGTGGGAACAGGAGGTAAATTCATTAACTGCGAGAAAATTCATTGGTGAGTTGTCTGCCGATTATATGAAAGCCCGTTCGGTATACCAAGAGTGGTCTCTTTTGACAAAGGGGCTAAAGCGATCAATTCCATCAAGCTTGAATACTGCCAACAAGAATACGATTCCACAATCAGCAGAGTTCTTTGATCCTGCCCAATTACAAATATGGCTCAAATGGATTAGATgggagaagaaaaataaacttGAGTTACCAGAAGAAGTTTTGAAGGCAAGAATAATATACGTTTACAAACAGGGTATTCAGCATATGTTATTTTCGGCTGAAATGTGGTACGATTACGCTATGTATATTACGGACGTTTCTGAACGTCAACAGATACTATATACAGCGGTCTTGGCTAATCCTTCTTCACCTTCACTCACATTCAAACTTGCAGAATGTTATGAGGTGaataacaattttgaaatagtGCAGAAGTGTTTCGAGGACTGTGCTCAGAGCTTACTGTCGAAATATCATTTGGCCATGGTCCGCCAGGACGAAACATTAATTTACaagcaaagaaaagagttgaCATTTGTTTACTGTGTATATATGAACTCAATGAAAAGGCTATCGGGGTTATCAGCTGCTAGGTCTGTGTTTGGTAAATGCcggaaattgaaaaatattctgACCCACGATATTTACATTGAAAACGCCTACTTAGAAttccaaaatcaaaacgATTATAAAACGGCCTGTAAGGTTTTGGGACTGGGATTGAAATACTTTCAAACTGACTCATTGTACATTAACAAATATTTGGACTTTTTAATATTAACAAACAGAGATGCACAGATaaaaattctctttgagACCTCGGTTGACAAAGTAAAGGACCTGGAGGCTTTGAAATCCAtttataaaaaaatgataagcTATGAATCAAAATGCGGCAGTCTGAATAATGTGTATCTACTTgagaaaagattttttgacCGTTTCCCCGAGGAGaatcaaattgaaactTTCACAGACCGCTAtttaattcaaaatcaaaatttaataaaGAAATTGGAATTAACCTATATGGATGATGAACCATCATTTTCGGGGGATACCTCTGACATAATtacaaaatcatcaaaaaggTTCCGGGAAAGTCAGGAGTATAATCAAGCCAATAAAAAAGCCAAACAAGGCCCACTCATCCCGTCAGAAATTATTGATCTTCTTGCTATACTTCCAAAACGCCAATACTTCAAATCCGCTCTATTGGATCCGCAAAGTATGATAAACTACTTAAACGAACAAGTAGAGCTGCCAAAGGAGGCACAATAA